The region TACTGCAATTGCAAAATCTGCATCAAATTTTTTAATCACACCCTCAAGCATCTCTTCCACAACCTCAATACTTACTGCACCAAATTTTTCTAAAGTTGATTCTTTTACATTTAATTCTTGTGTTTTTATCTCATTAGAGTAGCTTACTACTGCACCATTAAAAATATCTGATGAACCTGATAATTGAGTTATCAAAGAAGCTATTAATCCACCTGTACAACTTTCTGCTGTTGTAATAGTGTTTTTTGATTCCCTAAGAAGGTTTTGGAACTGTATTAGTTCTTCTGTTGTAATATAATTTGATTTTTCCATTTTGAGGCTTTATTGCTTAAAAGAGAGTGTAAAACTCTCTTTTTATTCGTCCTCTGTTAATTCTGCTTTAAATCTTTCTTCATCAAAAGATAAGTTTAGATATTCACAAACAGTTTTAATATCTCTTTCT is a window of Halarcobacter sp. DNA encoding:
- a CDS encoding CinA family protein, with translation MEKSNYITTEELIQFQNLLRESKNTITTAESCTGGLIASLITQLSGSSDIFNGAVVSYSNEIKTQELNVKESTLEKFGAVSIEVVEEMLEGVIKKFDADFAIAVSGIAGPTGGTKTKPVGTVVIGISNKNNEKIVEVCHFEGSRIEVQNQAAKYSLKKLFKFFQKTLDK